In one window of Gossypium arboreum isolate Shixiya-1 chromosome 4, ASM2569848v2, whole genome shotgun sequence DNA:
- the LOC108459152 gene encoding ankyrin repeat-containing protein ITN1-like, with product MGAEEPEENVSHMDGSLYKAAVEGNIEVFNNKQGLQLESLKTPNHDNLLHVNLATHEIAAWLFNRVHSIFRSFVGLNVFFLVEYESFDPSLTNFITKIRGEKRPDFIEQILTKCPSLLLQTNAKGQTPLHVAARNGHSAIVKLLIRYCARARDGDLENLGMDQLNAVREMLRIRDQESNMALHEAARCGNVEVVKALLEFEDPDYPYSANKKQETPLYIAARKRGSGLLLTLLLDKFTSTAHGGPHGRTALHAAAMAGDAEAIRVILEKKGNLKKERDEDGHTPLHYAAHLGGRISVVEELLKRDVSAAYIGDKKRGMTPLLMAARQCYLATVSQILSLCPDCCEKVDNKGLNLLHYLAFRSTSSALRFSFCKIRGTEIVYGPLKNLMELGGAFGMTPQEVYKALRSEKHHEKQKQIKELLEEIENDQVAEEPVRPIRLPTISIESLEKTRDAHLVVAALIATVAFAAAITVPGGLKSEKGPEQGTPLLIDEAAFKAFVVANTMAFIFSVSALTTHFGVLDIIFSRLKFWSQTILHRTQAVSGLLGYATVAMVIAFSTGSYVVLKPSHGLAVVSYLICPAFFLWMWKVLVGG from the exons ATGGGAGCTGAGGAGCCTGAAGAGAACGTCTCTCACATGGATGGTTCATTGTATAAGGCAGCAGTAGAAGGCAACATTGAAGTATTCAATAATAAGCAGGGGCTTCAACTTGAGTCGCTAAAGACCCCAAACCATGACAACCTGCTCCATGTTAACTTGGCAACCCACGAGATTGCTGCCTGGCTTTTTAACAGAGTACACTCAATATTCAGATCCTTCGTCGGACTAAATGTATTCTTCCTCGTAGAATACGAATCATTTGATCCGTCTTTGACAAATTTCATTACTAAGATAAGAGGAGAAAAAAGACCAGATTTTATCGAACAAATTCTCACAAAGTGTCCGTCACTGCTACTCCAAACGAATGCTAAAGGTCAAACTCCTTTGCACGTTGCAGCAAGGAATGGACATTCTGCTATTGTGAAACTTCTAATCAGGTATTGCGCAAGAGCTAGAGATGGAGATTTAGAGAACCTGGGAATGGATCAACTAAATGCAGTGAGGGAGATGCTAAGGATTAGGGATCAGGAATCCAACATGGCTTTACATGAAGCAGCACGGTGTGGCAATGTTGAAGTGGTGAAAGCATTGTTGGAGTTTGAAGACCCCGATTATCCGTATTCTGCCAACAAAAAACAGGAGACTCCGCTTTACATAGCAGCTAGGAAGAGAGGATCTGGGCTCTTGTTGACTCTACTATTAGATAAATTCACGTCAACTGCTCATGGCGGCCCCCACGGTAGAACAGCTTTGCATGCAGCTGCTATGGCTGGAGATGCAG AGGCAATAAGGGTAATATTAGAGAAGAAGGGGAATTTGAAAAAGGAAAGAGATGAAGATGGACACACCCCTCTTCATTATGCTGCACACTTAGGTGGTAGAATATCAGTTGTGGAAGAACTGTTAAAAAGGGATGTATCAGCTGCCTATATAGGTGATAAAAAGAGGGGGATGACACCCCTTCTTATGGCAGCCAGGCAATGTTACCTTGCAACAGTTTCACAGATCCTCTCTTTATGTCCAGATTGTTGTGAAAAAGTGGACAACAAAGGTTTGAATTTACTTCATTATTTGGCTTTTAGAAGCACTTCCTCTGCATTAAGGTTTTCTTTTTGCAAGATTCGTGGTACTGAGATTGTATATGGACCATTAAAAAATCTAATGGAGTTGGGAGGTGCGTTTGGAATGACACCTCAAGAAGTTTATAAGGCACTTCGATCCGAGAAACATCATGAGAAACAG AAACAAATCAAAGAATTGTTGGAAGAAATTGAAAATGATCAAGTGGCAGAAGAACCAGTTCGTCCCATTCGCTTGCCAACCATCTCCATAGAAAGCTTGGAGAAGACAAGAGATGCTCATTTAGTAGTGGCAGCACTTATAGCCACCGTCGCATTCGCGGCTGCAATAACCGTTCCTGGTGGTTTGAAGAGCGAAAAAGGGCCAGAGCAAGGCACTCCTCTTTTGATTGATGAGGCAGCCTTTAAAGCATTTGTTGTAGCAAATACAATGGCCTTTATTTTCTCAGTTTCTGCCCTCACCACCCACTTTGGGGTTCTAGATATTATATTCTCAAGATTGAAGTTTTGGAGTCAAACAATTTTACATCGAACTCAGGCTGTTTCCGGGCTCCTTGGCTATGCAACGGTTGCGATGGTGATTGCTTTTAGCACAGGCAGTTATGTGGTCTTAAAACCTTCCCATGGGCTTGCCGTTGTTTCATATCTCATCTGTCCTGCCTTTTTTCTATGGATGTGGAAAGTTTTG GTTGGTGGCTAA
- the LOC128291619 gene encoding uncharacterized protein LOC128291619 encodes MTWPIRKRPSSRFYEGMLPMDKKMVDAASGGALVNMTPENDRTLISTMAANSQQFGSSSKPSRRVHEVSTVSLENKIDKFTDIVNSLVTGKIGAEKVCGICTMPNHPTDSCPMLQDKTGAQVNAINNFPGPPQRPYNPYGNTFNPGWRDHPNMSYGNKNQNYQPRPPPFPNQSPQKTSLETIVEKLAISQEKFQTQTQSHLQEIDKQISQLAQIVGHLESQGRLPSQTETNSRENVSAITLRRGTVISPELTKEPEKIEKDKEDISLKSQVENSSPTSGKVIPSPSFSTYETSLPFPRKLARRDKKEEEKQILDIFKKVEINIPLLDVIRKVPKYAKFLKDLCTNRRLLSDNERVNLNENVLAIFQRRLPPKYKDQGMFCNSVQNRKSQNKKGDVRSRRIY; translated from the coding sequence ATGACATGGCCTATCCGAAAGCGCCCTTCTTCAAGATTCTATGAAGGGATGCTTCCGATGGACAAAAAGATGGTGGATGCTGCAAGTGGTGGCGCACTCGTCAATATGACACCAGAAAATGATAGAACTCTAATTTCTACTATGGCCGCAAACTCACAACAGTTCGGCTCTTCAAGTAAACCTAGCCGACGGGTTCACGAAGTAAGTACCGTttctttagaaaataaaatagataaattcactGATATTGTCAATTCTCTTGTCACAGGTAAGATAGGAGCCGAGAAGGTTTGTGGAATCTGCACGATGCCAAACCACCCAACCGATTCATGTCCAATGCTACAAGATAAGACGGGCGCCCAAGTCAATGCCATAAATAATTTCCCAGGACCTCCTCAAAGGCCATACAATCCCTACGGTAACACTTTCAATCCCGGTTGGAGAGACCATCCAAATATGAGCTATGgaaacaaaaaccaaaattacCAACCGAGACCACCTCCCTTTCCAAATCAATCACCACAAAAAACCTCTCTTGAGACTATTGTTGAAAAATTGGCCATTTCACAAGAGAAATTCCAAACCCAAACACAATCTCATCTCCAAGAAATTGACAAACAAATAAGCCAACTAGCCCAAATTGTTGGTCACCTAGAGTCTCAAGGACGATTGCCCTCTCAAACCGAAACAAATTCGAGGGAAAATGTGAGCGCGATTACTTTACGAAGGGGTACCGTAATTTCACCAGAGCTGACAAAGGAGCCCGAGAAAATCGAGAAAGACAAAGAAGACATTTCTTTGAAGAGTCAAGTAGAAAACTCCTCGCCTACCTCAGGTAAAGTCATCCCTAGTCCTTCTTTTTCTACTTACGAGACTTCTCTTCCTTTTCCAAGAAAGCTTGCAAGGCGTGACAAAAAGGAAGAGGAGAAGCAAATTTTGGATATATTCAAAAAAGTGGAAATCAATATTCCACTCCTTGATGTTATTCGGAAGGTGCCAAAATATGCAAAGTTTTTGAAAGACTTATGCACAAATCGGAGGCTGTTATCCGACAATGAAAGAGTTAACCTCAACGAGAATGTTTTGGCCATTTTTCAAAGACGCCTACCACCGAAATACAAGGACCAAGGGATGTTTTGCAATTCCGTGCAAAATAGGAAAAGTCAGAATAAAAAGGGCGATGTGCGATCTAGGCGCATCTATTAA